A genomic region of Dunckerocampus dactyliophorus isolate RoL2022-P2 chromosome 10, RoL_Ddac_1.1, whole genome shotgun sequence contains the following coding sequences:
- the si:ch211-191a24.4 gene encoding MARVEL domain-containing protein 3, which yields MSQPTRSNRGHRDRNGDRRQPREPHGGGSSSSDRASSQHPYHSRENDHQPTHTQGVPHVERHDSKCTHMCSRRGIVLICSVLTNGLVLVCVVAAQMVMSGLSSMGGLGGININSNFNLQGTELQKVRELDMQYSQMRAPGIYGGIAFSLTMGVVSLLFVVAGNKPPHHISRKLFYGALVFQAVGAVAYVVAVGLYLHFVIRVNATDVCQQRERLYARNGYTWMNCDVSGADAAVALFGLITAVLYAVGTVLTIQTMRRVKRYLQERKHREVEREQPRSHPQRAPLRAETTSV from the exons ATGAGCCAACCAACCCGTTCAAACCGGGGCCACAGAGACAGAAATGGTGACCGTAGGCAGCCCCGTGAGCCACACGGTGGGGGGAGTTCATCATCTGACAG AGCATCTTCCCAACATCCATACCACTCCAGAGAAAACGACCATCAACCCACACATACGCAGGGTGTGCCACATGTTGAACGTCACGACTCCAAATGCACACACATGTGCTCCAGGAGAG GTATTGTTCTGATCTGTTCTGTGCTGACCAATGGTCTGGTCTTGGTCTGCGTGGTGGCTGCTCAGATGGTGATGTCAGGCTTGTCTTCCATGGGAGGTCTGGGCGGCATCAACATCAACTCCAACTTTAACCTGCAAGGCACTGAGCTGCAGAAGGTGCGAGAACTGGACATGCAGTACAGCCAGATGAGAGCGCCGGGAATCTACGGCGGCATTGCCTTCAGCCTGACAATGGGTGTGGTCTCGCTCCTATTTGTGGTTGCAGGCAACAAGCCCCCCCACCATATATCCCGTAAGCTTTTTTATGGAGCGCTGGTGTTTCAGGCTGTGGGAGCTGTGGCCTACGTGGTGGCTGTTGGCCTCTATCTGCATTTTGTCATCAGGGTCAATGCCACTGATGTGTGCCAGCAGCGCGAGCGGCTGTATGCACGAAACGGGTATACTTGGATGAACTGTGACGTCAGTGGCGCAGATGCAGCTGTGGCATTATTTGGACTCATTACGGCGGTCCTGTATGCTGTCGGAACGGTTCTCACCATCCAAACCATGCGTAGGGTGAAGCGCTACTTGCAAGAGCGAAAACACCGTGAGGTGGAGAGAGAGCAGCCGAGATCCCACCCTCAGAGGGCCCCACTGAGGGCCGAAACCACATCTGTATGA
- the c10h8orf82 gene encoding UPF0598 protein C8orf82 homolog, protein MLFFRTTAGLRSPLLTSLRSFPCGSSTSRTAAAYIQGQSPEARIREYFYYIDHQGQLFLDDTKVKNFVTCFKDKQFLAFFFSRLRVNQSGRYTEDFPFLSLCGRERNFLRCDDRPVVFTHLLQAITGDQELLSFCGGAEKLTAPFRPEALYMHPTSGRVYHPCLERTGGVGLVRSALAIELSSFFIYASEQGQSGPPTHFLWGEQQHLLTNELAGSFPTVEDGGVAGVP, encoded by the exons ATGTTGTTTTTTCGGACTACTGCGGGTCTCCGCAGTCCGCTTCTAACCAGTTTACGCAGCTTCCCCTGCGGCTCGAGCACCTCCAGAACCGCCGCTGCATACATCCAGGGCCAGAGCCCAGAAGCGCGTATTCGAGAGTACTTCTACTACATTGACCACCAAGGACAG TTGTTCCTGGATGACACCAAAGTCAAGAACTTTGTCACCTGCTTCAAAG ACAAACAGTTCCTGGCTTTCTTCTTCAGTCGTTTGCGTGTAAATCAGAGTGGACGTTACACTGAGGATTTCCCCTTCCTGTCTCTGTGTGGGAGGGAGAGGAACTTCCTGCGCTGTGATGACCGACCAGTGGTATTCACCCACCTGCTGCAGGCCATCACTGGAGACCAGGAGCTTCTATCGTTCTGCGGCGGCGCAGAGAAGCTGACTGCGCCCTTCCGTCCTGAAGCGCTTTATATGCATCCAACCAGCGGGCGAGTTTACCACCCCTGCTTGGAGCGGACAGGTGGCGTCGGCCTGGTGAGGTCCGCCCTGGCTATTGAACTCAGCTCGTTCTTTATTTACGCTTCAGAGCAGGGCCAATCGGGACCGCCCACACACTTCCTGTGGGGAGAACAGCAGCACTTACTGACCAATGAGCTGGCAGGAAGCTTCCCCACAGTGGAGGATGGCGGTGTAGCAGGAGTGCCTTAA